The Xenopus tropicalis strain Nigerian chromosome 7, UCB_Xtro_10.0, whole genome shotgun sequence genome includes a region encoding these proteins:
- the cdk1 gene encoding cyclin-dependent kinase 1: MDEYTKIEKIGEGTYGVVYKGRHKATGQVVAMKKIRLENEEEGVPSTAIREISLLKELQHPNIVCLLDVLMQDSRLYLIFEFLSMDLKKYLDSIPSGQYIDTMLVKSYLYQILQGIVFCHSRRVLHRDLKPQNLLIDSKGVIKLADFGLARAFGIPVRVYTHEVVTLWYRAPEVLLGSVRYSTPVDVWSIGTIFAEIATKKPLFHGDSEIDQLFRIFRALGTPNNEVWPEVESLQDYKNTFPKWKGGNLSANVKNIDKDGLDLLSKMLIYDPAKRISARKALLHPYFDDLDKSSLPANQIRN, from the exons ATGGACGAGTACACTAAAATAGAAAAGATCGGAGAGG GCACATACGGGGTTGTGTACAAGGGTCGCCATAAAGCAACAGGCCAGGTGGTTGCAATGAAGAAAATTCGGTTGGAAAACGAAGAGGAGGGCGTCCCAAGCACAGCGATTAGAGAAATATCACTACTGAAAGAACTTCAGCACCCCAACATAGTTTG cCTTCTAGATGTCCTGATGCAAGACTCAAGGTTGTACCTCATCTTTGAGTTTCTCTCCATGGATCTGAAGAAGTATTTAGACTCAATACCCAGCGGCCAGTATATAGATACAATGCTTGTTAAG AGTTACCTCTACCAGATCCTACAAGGGATTGTATTTTGCCACTCCAGAAGAGTGTTACACAGGGATCTGAAGCCTCAAAACCTGCTGATCGACAGCAAAGGAGTGATAAAGTTGGCAGATTTTGGCCTTGCCAGAGCTTTTGGCATTCCGGTTCGGGTTTACACACATGAG GTAGTGACGTTATGGTACAGAGCCCCAGAAGTGCTGTTGGGGTCAGTCCGATATTCCACACCGGTCGACGTATGGAGCATAGGAACCATTTTCGCTGAGATTGCCACAAAGAAACCCCTCTTCCATGGCGACTCTGAAATTGACCAGCTCTTCAGGATATTCAG AGCTCTGGGAACGCCCAACAATGAAGTGTGGCCTGAAGTGGAGTCTTTACAAGATTACAAGAACACATTCCCCAAATGGAAAGGCGGAAATCTGTCGGCGAATGTGAAAAATATCGATAAGGATGGGCTGGACCTGCTgtct AAAATGCTAATCTACGATCCCGCCAAGAGAATTTCTGCGCGTAAAGCGTTGCTGCACCCCTACTTTGATGACTTGGATAAGTCCAGCCTTCCTGCCAATCAGATTAGAAATTAA